One Nicotiana tabacum cultivar K326 chromosome 23, ASM71507v2, whole genome shotgun sequence genomic window, aagaaaaaaaaacttaattttatttatttgctttcACATATTTGGTATAGTTAGCTCAACAATCAATTAATCTGTTGACACATTGACCAAACTGACATTGACACATGGCCAAGACAGTATTGCACAAATACCAAACTTGACAGAGACCTAATATTGTTTCATGATTTGAAATCAAAACAACCtaaaatatagatattttaaattttttactcTCTATGGCCAgcatttgtattttcatatgttcAGATCTCGTTGTGCCCCAAAGGCTAAAAATGAGAGGAAATGCAGAAGAAGAAGCTctttttgcaattttgtggatcaTCACCTCAGGAAATACAACACAAAGACGCTCTTTTTGCAATTTTGTCAactgatttttacattttttccctttttaacaGTTTTGCTGTTTACAAGTTAAAAACTGAACAAAGGATACTAAAACTATGAACAAGGCTAGATACAAAAGGTGCCACCTACCTTGCTCTATACAAAAGGTACCAGAAACTAAAGACTTGAGACTCTCTCAACTGCTGCTTTGCGAAGAAGACTAAAAGCTGCAAATTAAGAACTGACATGCCCAAACTACAATCCAAGAGCTTTTGCTTAAGCTAAACTAAATTTAGCGAGGCTGCTGGATGCGGCGAAGGCTGTTCTTTGGGCTAACAATCTTTGCTGGCTTCTCATAGTACTTTGGTGGCTCAATAGGAGATTTTGGCCCCTTTGGAAAGCTCAGTGTTCGTACGAGTGCCTCAGAACCCTTGGGTAAACCTGTTAAGAGGGAAAATATGATTTAGGTATCATCATACAAGAATACTAGTGAGAACCAACGATACGAGTATCATTACATGAGGGCGGAGATAGTAAGGGGGTTCAATTGAATCGCATGGAAAGATTATATCGCGCAAATAGGGGATAAATGACTTTCTGTGGTCAGATataaattgttgaacattatgGTGTAGTGATAAAGCAGGTTCAAAAATTGAATAAAGTCACAGGTTGAAGTGACATTCTATTAGTATACTTTTGAATCTCCTCATAAATTTCTGGTTCCACCACAATTAAGACATACAATATTGTAAGATAATAGAGATGTTGTATAACATAATTGAAGCATACCATTGACACCATAGAGTGATGACTTGATTCCTTGTTGTTCACTTTCAGATGATTGGAGGAATTCTTCAAACTGAGCTTCCATGTTCAAAATATCTTCATCAACATCAAGATCAATATTTTCGGGAAGCAAGTCAGCAACATCATTTCCAGTGAAACCAAAAGTTTCATCGCCATATTCCTCTTCTTGATGCTGGCTCATCCAATAGTCATGGAACAATGTCGAAGTTGTCACCAAATTCCACCATTCGGGTGAAAAGTCCTCCACTTGGCGCACATAAGATGGGACGAAGAGGGGTGCATTCGGATTCAGTGTCGACCTTCCTCCTGAAACTAATGCCATTCTCCTTTCACCAAATTGTTACCTGAAGATGTCTGAACAAAGAATAAACCCAATAAATTAGTGCATACCACCAACTATGAGCACATAATCAAGCAAGTTTCAACTCAAACATTCAATTGTACAAGGATTGCAAAGATGTGCTGCATCTGATTCAATTACCAATAACTAGAATATTGAAAACTAAGTACTTTAGCAAAACTAATTAAAGAAGCATTTCACAGAACCAGATAAATACTCGCATTCTCTATTCTTAATGACAATTATAACTTAGTTTCAAATTTGGTATCAACTGAAAACATTTTAGCCTATGTTGCTTCGGCTCTCCAAATATGTAGCCGCATCCGTGTCGAATCCTCCAGAAATGCACTACTTTGGAGGATGAGCCCGAACAACATAGTTTTAGATAAATCAACTTACAACATATTCTACAGAAACTAATTTGAAATGTAATTAAACAATATATATAGCAGCATAGATACATAAAAACaccccaaaaagggaaataaaataaaataaaccacAACAAATCACCAGACTTAACCACTGGCCAAGTCAAGGTCAACCAATCAATGGAGAGTAATCCGAACTACAATCTATAATCATAGTTTCCTACCTTAAagcctttttaaaaaaataaaagcaacatGAAGAGAAGACTCAATTCAATTTTCAGTGAGACTTCCCACTTCCAAGTCAAACTTCATACTCAACATATATACTTCacgaaaaaaaatcataaatcaaCACAAACAACTCATTGCACCCAAAATTCATTCATTTTCAGCaaaaaaatacatcaaataaattcaaaattcaataaaaatcCACTAACGGCTTCCGAGTCAAACTTCAAACTCATTAATATTTAACGACAAAAATGTTCTTAAATAAACACAAACAACTCATCGCACCCGAAGTTCAACCATTTTCAGCAAAAAAATACATCAAAATAATTCCACAAAGCGCTTCCAAGTCAAACTTCAAACTCATCAAATATACTTCATGATTGCAGAAAAACACTCATCAATCTACACAAACAACTCATCGCAACCAAAACTCAATTATTTAAAAAGTTCAAATTTCAAAATAATTCTATGCATCGCTTCCAAGTCAAACTTCATACTCATCAAACATACTTCGCAATCTCTAGAAAAAAATGTTCATCTATCTACACAAAACAACTCATTAAATAAAAAAATGTCCGAAATTCATCACAACCAAAAATCAATCATTTtcagcaaaaaaaataaaatttaaaataagatCAATCATTTTTCAGTAAGAACTTCTCACATCCAAGTCGAACTTCGCGATCGCTAGAAAGAGGTTCACCAATCAACACGAAACAACTCATCGCAACGAAATCATTCATTTTcagcaaaatatacataaatattttcttatttcaaaataattttacAGATCGCTTACTTCGCAATCGCTAGAAAAATATGTTCATCAATCATTACAAAACAACTCATCGCAACAAAACCCAATCGTTTTCAGCAAAAAGTATATCAAAAATTTCAAGTTTCAAAACAACTCCAGTACAAAGTCAAACTTCATACTCATCAAATACACTTTATGATCGCTAAAAACATGGTCGTCGCAGGCAAAGAATCAATAATTTTAAGCAAAAAACTCTTCAAAATATCCTAACTTCAAATATTTGAAAAGATCGGAGAACTAAAGGACGAAATctataataaaaatcagaaatttaaTCAGAAGCTACAAATGGCGATGTTTACAGTACCTTCGAAGTGAGAGAAAATATCTTTCAACTACAGGAACGACCCGTACAAGTATGAAGTCTTATCTCCAATGGAAGAAGGT contains:
- the LOC107831960 gene encoding protein EARLY RESPONSIVE TO DEHYDRATION 15, coding for MALVSGGRSTLNPNAPLFVPSYVRQVEDFSPEWWNLVTTSTLFHDYWMSQHQEEEYGDETFGFTGNDVADLLPENIDLDVDEDILNMEAQFEEFLQSSESEQQGIKSSLYGVNGLPKGSEALVRTLSFPKGPKSPIEPPKYYEKPAKIVSPKNSLRRIQQPR